A genomic segment from Streptomyces sp. NBC_00654 encodes:
- a CDS encoding ScbR family autoregulator-binding transcription factor: MAKQARAVQTRRSIVEAAASVFDDYGYERAAISEILRRAKVTKGALYFHFASKEAIAQAIMDEQTATVDLVEDGSPLQSLVDGGQQFAFALRHDSMARAGTRLSIEGVFLGGPHPWSDWIAATARMLQLGKERGEVLPQIDPLVSAEVIVASFTGIQLISEANSGRADLRERVAQMWRHILPSIANPGVIVHIKPEGRVDLAAQARERERQEAEESEGGGDPLSGPVGADFGAIVGAAG; the protein is encoded by the coding sequence ATGGCGAAGCAGGCTCGCGCGGTGCAGACAAGGCGGTCGATCGTGGAAGCCGCGGCGAGCGTCTTCGACGACTACGGCTACGAGCGTGCGGCCATCTCGGAGATCCTCCGCCGCGCCAAGGTGACCAAAGGGGCCCTGTACTTCCACTTCGCGTCCAAGGAAGCCATCGCCCAGGCGATCATGGACGAGCAGACGGCCACGGTGGACCTGGTGGAGGACGGATCTCCGCTCCAGTCACTGGTTGACGGTGGTCAGCAGTTCGCGTTCGCCCTGCGCCACGACTCGATGGCGCGTGCCGGTACGCGCCTCTCCATCGAGGGTGTGTTTCTCGGTGGCCCGCACCCGTGGAGCGACTGGATCGCGGCGACGGCCCGGATGCTGCAACTGGGCAAGGAGCGCGGCGAGGTGCTTCCCCAGATCGACCCGCTGGTATCGGCGGAGGTCATCGTCGCGTCGTTCACCGGTATTCAGCTGATCTCGGAGGCCAACTCCGGACGGGCCGATCTGCGCGAGCGCGTGGCCCAGATGTGGCGCCACATACTGCCGTCCATCGCCAACCCCGGTGTCATCGTGCACATCAAGCCGGAGGGCCGGGTGGACCTGGCCGCTCAGGCGCGGGAGCGGGAGAGGCAGGAGGCCGAGGAGAGTGAGGGGGGAGGCGACCCCCTGAGCGGCCCTGTGGGTGCTGATTTCGGAGCGATTGTGGGTGCGGCGGGCTGA
- a CDS encoding FMN-dependent NADH-azoreductase produces the protein MATLLHLDSAVFPQGSASRDVTSAFVQAWREQHPDGTVVYRDLAAEPLPHLDAAAVTAGAGDPLRRELTEELAAADAVLIGAPMYNFSIPSTLKAWLDQVIVVGHNAGANSPIAGTPVTVVASRGGSYAPGTPREGFEFVQNYLEKVLTGMFSAEVDFIVPELTLAHSKPEMADLIPLAEKSRAQALSDAAEKAKALAGRMAA, from the coding sequence ATGGCCACGCTTCTGCACCTCGACTCCGCCGTCTTCCCCCAGGGCTCCGCGTCCCGGGACGTCACCTCGGCGTTCGTACAGGCCTGGCGCGAACAGCACCCGGACGGCACGGTCGTCTACCGGGATCTCGCCGCCGAACCGCTGCCCCATCTGGACGCCGCAGCCGTGACCGCCGGTGCCGGGGACCCGCTGCGCAGGGAGCTGACCGAGGAGCTGGCCGCGGCGGACGCGGTCCTGATCGGCGCCCCGATGTACAACTTCTCGATCCCGTCCACGTTGAAGGCCTGGCTGGACCAGGTGATCGTCGTCGGCCACAACGCCGGAGCGAACTCCCCCATCGCGGGCACCCCGGTCACCGTCGTCGCGAGCCGCGGCGGCTCGTACGCGCCCGGCACCCCGCGCGAGGGATTCGAGTTCGTCCAGAACTACCTGGAGAAGGTACTGACGGGCATGTTCTCCGCCGAGGTCGACTTCATCGTTCCGGAACTGACCCTGGCGCACTCCAAGCCCGAGATGGCCGACCTGATACCGCTCGCCGAGAAGTCCCGCGCCCAGGCACTCAGCGACGCCGCCGAGAAGGCGAAGGCCCTCGCCGGGCGCATGGCCGCCTGA
- a CDS encoding helix-turn-helix domain-containing protein produces the protein MADHSEQACRRVDVGITRVFELFGKRWTGPIVSVLMRQSVHFADLRRAIPGISERMLSDRLSELGAAGLVVREVDEGPPLRVSYRLTDAGAAMEPALKELGRWADVYLPGEDSGC, from the coding sequence ATGGCGGATCACAGCGAGCAGGCCTGTCGGCGGGTCGATGTGGGCATCACTCGCGTCTTCGAGCTGTTCGGCAAGCGCTGGACCGGCCCGATCGTCTCGGTGCTGATGCGGCAGTCCGTGCACTTCGCGGATCTGCGGCGCGCGATTCCCGGTATCAGTGAGCGCATGCTCTCGGACCGGCTGTCCGAGCTGGGGGCCGCCGGTCTGGTGGTGCGCGAGGTCGATGAAGGGCCGCCGCTGCGCGTCTCGTACCGCCTCACCGACGCGGGAGCCGCGATGGAGCCGGCCCTCAAGGAGCTCGGACGGTGGGCGGACGTCTATCTGCCGGGCGAGGATTCCGGCTGCTGA
- a CDS encoding MarR family winged helix-turn-helix transcriptional regulator, translated as MPGTPGEREKSLDVIQRELTAFARRARAAAARLHPELPLVSYTLLAHIDDRHGCRATDLAAHYMLDKSTVSRQIATLEKLGLVERHPDPTDHRIQVLHPTEAGTQALASTQASRRAAYQERLAEWPAEDLSRFAEYLLRYNSTGDSTQQ; from the coding sequence GTGCCAGGCACCCCGGGAGAGCGCGAGAAGTCGCTGGACGTCATCCAGCGCGAGCTGACCGCCTTCGCGCGCCGAGCACGCGCGGCGGCAGCGCGGCTCCACCCCGAGCTGCCCCTGGTCTCGTACACCTTGCTGGCGCACATCGACGACCGGCACGGCTGCCGCGCCACGGATCTGGCCGCGCACTACATGCTCGACAAATCAACCGTCAGCAGGCAGATCGCAACCCTGGAGAAGCTCGGCCTGGTCGAGCGCCACCCAGACCCGACCGACCACCGCATCCAGGTACTGCACCCCACCGAAGCGGGCACACAGGCCCTCGCCTCCACCCAGGCGAGCCGCCGGGCCGCCTATCAGGAGCGGCTGGCCGAGTGGCCGGCGGAAGACCTCAGCCGGTTCGCGGAGTACCTGCTGCGCTACAACTCGACCGGGGATTCAACGCAGCAGTAG
- a CDS encoding DUF2252 domain-containing protein: MGEVDVTMPEERAATAVPRIPEVPGFARRAAPKSPKAAGKALRERVPRSSHDALVLPSGRPDAVRAVEESNRGRVPDLTPIRVGRMAATPFAFLRGSAGLMAHDLTGTPVTGVGAQLCGDAHAANFGLYGDARGSLVIDLNDFDETVFGPWEWDLKRLATSLVLAGRAAGADEDTCRRGAYDTVGAYRRTMRLLAGLPALDAWNAIADEELVSHTDARDLLGTLERVSAKARNNTSARFAARSTEDTGDGGRRFVDAAPVLRRVPDAEAAAVAAGLGGYLRTVSEDRVPLLARYAIHDVAFRVVGTGSVGTRSYVVLLLDHRGEPLVLQVKEARPSALAPFLPAVGFDVPEAAHEGRRVVLGQKRMQVVSDILLGWAEVDGRPFQVRQFRNRKGSVDPAALAADQVDDYGRMTGALLARAHAHSADPRLLAGYCGKSAELDEAVAGFAVTYADRTEADHAELVRAVKAGRIAAELGI; encoded by the coding sequence ATGGGCGAAGTCGATGTGACGATGCCGGAAGAGCGGGCGGCGACGGCGGTGCCGCGCATTCCGGAGGTACCCGGGTTCGCCCGGCGCGCGGCACCGAAGTCGCCGAAGGCGGCCGGTAAGGCGTTGCGGGAACGGGTGCCGCGCTCCTCGCACGACGCGCTGGTCCTCCCCTCCGGGCGGCCGGACGCGGTGCGGGCGGTCGAGGAGTCGAACCGGGGCCGGGTGCCGGACCTGACGCCGATCCGAGTGGGTCGGATGGCCGCCACGCCGTTCGCGTTTCTGCGGGGCTCGGCCGGGCTCATGGCCCACGACCTGACGGGCACTCCGGTCACCGGGGTGGGCGCTCAGCTCTGCGGCGACGCGCACGCCGCCAACTTCGGACTCTACGGCGATGCGCGGGGCAGCCTGGTCATCGATCTCAACGACTTCGACGAGACCGTCTTCGGCCCCTGGGAGTGGGACCTCAAGCGGCTCGCCACCTCGCTGGTGCTGGCGGGACGTGCGGCCGGGGCCGACGAGGACACCTGCCGGCGGGGTGCGTACGACACCGTCGGTGCCTACCGGCGGACGATGCGGCTGCTGGCCGGGCTTCCCGCGCTGGACGCCTGGAACGCCATCGCGGACGAGGAGCTCGTCTCGCACACGGACGCGCGGGACCTGCTCGGGACGCTGGAGCGGGTCTCGGCGAAGGCCCGCAACAACACGAGTGCCCGGTTCGCCGCCAGGTCCACGGAGGACACCGGGGACGGCGGGCGCCGGTTCGTCGACGCCGCGCCCGTGCTGCGCCGGGTGCCGGACGCGGAGGCCGCTGCGGTCGCGGCGGGCCTCGGTGGCTATCTGCGTACGGTCTCCGAGGACCGGGTGCCGCTGCTCGCGCGGTACGCGATCCACGACGTGGCGTTCCGGGTGGTCGGCACCGGAAGCGTGGGGACCCGGTCGTATGTGGTGCTGCTGCTCGACCACCGCGGTGAGCCGCTGGTTCTCCAGGTGAAGGAGGCGCGCCCGTCCGCGCTGGCGCCGTTTCTTCCGGCGGTCGGATTCGATGTTCCGGAGGCGGCGCACGAAGGGCGTCGGGTGGTGCTCGGGCAGAAGCGGATGCAGGTCGTCAGCGACATACTGCTCGGCTGGGCGGAGGTCGACGGCAGACCGTTCCAGGTACGGCAGTTCAGGAACCGCAAGGGAAGTGTCGACCCGGCGGCGCTGGCGGCCGATCAGGTCGACGACTACGGGCGGATGACGGGTGCCCTGCTGGCGCGGGCGCACGCGCACAGCGCGGATCCCCGGCTGCTCGCGGGCTACTGCGGCAAGAGTGCCGAGCTGGACGAGGCGGTGGCCGGCTTCGCGGTCACCTACGCCGACCGTACGGAAGCGGACCATGCCGAGCTGGTGCGGGCGGTCAAGGCGGGGCGGATAGCCGCCGAGCTGGGTATATGA
- a CDS encoding rhodanese-like domain-containing protein: MNFAQLPSVDVAAVPSDGLVLDVRENDEWAAGHVEGALHIPMSDFVGRFGELTEAAEDGRRVHVMCRVGGRSAQVTQYLVQQGIDAVNIDGGMLAWDGAGRPMVTDNGNPAFVL, translated from the coding sequence ATGAATTTCGCCCAGCTGCCCTCGGTGGACGTCGCGGCGGTGCCGTCGGACGGCCTCGTCCTGGATGTCCGGGAGAACGACGAATGGGCGGCCGGACATGTCGAGGGCGCGCTGCACATTCCGATGAGTGACTTCGTCGGCCGCTTCGGTGAGCTGACCGAAGCGGCCGAGGACGGCCGGCGCGTGCATGTGATGTGCCGGGTCGGCGGCCGGTCCGCGCAGGTCACCCAGTATCTGGTTCAGCAGGGCATCGACGCGGTGAACATCGACGGCGGGATGCTCGCCTGGGACGGCGCCGGGCGCCCGATGGTCACGGACAACGGGAACCCCGCGTTCGTCCTCTGA
- a CDS encoding acyl-CoA dehydrogenase family protein — translation MDFTFTEEQQAAVEAARAVFSGVAPDAVPSPALTPGAVAEDIDRALWAGLAGTDLLSLTLSPEYGGAGLDPVALCLVLRESAKVLARVPLLEGCAVAMALQRHGDRTLAAELLPGFGRGELVLTVGANGRTGHDPAELAVTARRTTAHPVDEGTTEAGAGAQAGSRAGTEAGSRTGAQAATGAEAANTSGWVLDGVQSAVPWAQIADWIAIPAHTGEGRSVLALVRRTQDGVTLAEQVSTSGERLAEVTLRSVRIDDRELIDAPDAWDWLRSLLTTGTCALALGLGERVLSMTSAYTGKREQFGFPVATFQAVAVQAADRYIDLRAMEVTLWQAAWRISTEAGGALPPAGDIAVAKIWASDGVRRIVQTAQHLHGGFGADTDYPLHRYHAWAKQIELSLGPAAAHEEALGDLLAAHPLG, via the coding sequence GTGGACTTCACCTTCACCGAGGAACAGCAGGCGGCCGTAGAGGCGGCGCGGGCGGTCTTCTCCGGCGTCGCACCCGACGCCGTGCCCAGTCCCGCACTGACCCCTGGTGCGGTCGCGGAGGACATCGACAGGGCGCTGTGGGCCGGGCTCGCCGGTACGGATCTGCTGAGCCTCACGCTGTCGCCGGAATACGGCGGAGCGGGCCTCGACCCGGTCGCCCTGTGCCTGGTGCTGCGCGAGTCGGCGAAGGTCCTGGCCAGGGTTCCGCTGCTGGAGGGCTGCGCGGTCGCGATGGCCCTTCAGCGCCACGGCGACCGCACGCTGGCGGCCGAGCTGCTGCCCGGCTTCGGCCGGGGCGAGCTCGTCCTGACCGTCGGGGCCAACGGGCGCACCGGACACGACCCGGCCGAGCTCGCCGTCACCGCCCGCCGGACAACGGCGCACCCCGTCGACGAAGGAACCACCGAAGCCGGAGCCGGGGCCCAAGCCGGATCCAGGGCCGGGACTGAGGCCGGATCCAGGACCGGGGCCCAGGCCGCGACGGGAGCCGAGGCGGCGAACACGTCGGGGTGGGTGCTCGACGGGGTGCAGTCAGCGGTGCCCTGGGCCCAGATCGCGGACTGGATCGCGATACCCGCCCACACGGGAGAGGGCCGGTCGGTCCTGGCTCTGGTGCGCCGCACCCAGGACGGCGTGACGCTCGCCGAGCAGGTTTCCACGAGCGGCGAGCGCCTCGCGGAGGTCACGCTCCGGTCCGTGCGTATCGACGACCGCGAGCTGATCGACGCTCCGGATGCCTGGGACTGGCTGCGGTCGCTGCTGACCACCGGTACCTGCGCGCTGGCCCTGGGGCTGGGCGAACGGGTGCTCTCGATGACCAGTGCGTACACGGGAAAGCGCGAACAGTTCGGCTTCCCGGTGGCCACGTTCCAGGCCGTGGCCGTACAGGCCGCCGACAGGTACATCGATCTGCGGGCCATGGAAGTGACCCTCTGGCAGGCCGCCTGGCGCATCTCCACCGAAGCCGGAGGCGCACTGCCCCCCGCGGGCGACATCGCCGTGGCGAAGATCTGGGCCTCGGACGGCGTCCGCCGCATCGTGCAGACCGCGCAGCATCTGCACGGCGGCTTCGGCGCGGACACGGACTATCCCCTGCACCGCTACCACGCCTGGGCGAAGCAGATCGAGCTGTCCCTGGGACCGGCGGCGGCCCATGAGGAGGCCTTGGGCGACCTGCTGGCCGCCCATCCCCTCGGCTGA